A window of the Eubacterium sp. 1001713B170207_170306_E7 genome harbors these coding sequences:
- a CDS encoding OsmC family protein: protein MNTIFKATAKKLPEGLQVETTARNFKILLDEPEDLGGTNKGLNPVEAVLSALGACQTICAYAFAGAMHIDLKDFYVELEGDLDPDGFMGLNKEVRNGFSEIRFTMHMTTDASQKKAEKLADFIESRCPVGDCLENPVKLVRTGVVVHQG, encoded by the coding sequence ATGAATACAATATTTAAGGCAACGGCGAAAAAATTGCCGGAAGGTTTACAGGTCGAAACAACAGCGCGGAATTTTAAAATTCTGCTGGATGAACCGGAAGACCTGGGCGGAACCAATAAGGGTTTAAATCCTGTGGAAGCAGTGTTGAGTGCTCTGGGCGCCTGCCAGACCATCTGCGCTTATGCTTTTGCGGGAGCCATGCACATTGATTTAAAGGATTTTTATGTCGAGCTGGAAGGCGACCTTGATCCCGATGGCTTTATGGGGCTGAACAAGGAAGTGAGAAACGGTTTTTCCGAAATCCGTTTTACTATGCATATGACAACCGACGCGTCACAGAAAAAAGCTGAAAAGCTGGCGGATTTCATCGAATCCCGATGTCCGGTAGGCGATTGTCTGGAAAATCCAGTAAAATTGGTAAGAACAGGTGTGGTGGTGCACCAGGGATAG
- a CDS encoding alpha/beta hydrolase: MATFKTNDNVELYYEVKGEGKPLLMIPGWTCTTQFFKKNSDALAEKCQVILLDYRGHGESEKVMHSHRISRYAMDVKNLLDHLDVQDVTVLGWSMGAAILWSYIELFGKHRISKLVCVDQAPLQYTGPDWVWGQNGCYDVEMFIRTCYDIKYAPRENAEGLATACLHHTPSDEEVKFIADEISKCPPYVRIEVMRDHTNLDWRDFLPFIDMPTLVCVARHSNVFDWQGSAYVGEVIPNAKTVFFEESGHMLFWEEPDKFNQTLLEFVQA; encoded by the coding sequence ATGGCAACATTTAAGACAAATGACAATGTTGAGCTTTATTATGAAGTTAAGGGTGAGGGAAAACCCCTTTTGATGATTCCAGGCTGGACCTGCACCACCCAGTTTTTTAAAAAGAACAGCGACGCGCTGGCAGAAAAATGCCAGGTTATTCTTTTAGATTACAGAGGTCATGGAGAATCTGAAAAAGTAATGCACAGCCATCGTATTTCACGTTATGCGATGGATGTAAAAAATCTTCTGGATCATCTGGATGTTCAGGATGTCACTGTTTTGGGGTGGTCCATGGGGGCGGCTATCCTGTGGAGCTATATTGAGCTGTTTGGAAAACACCGTATCAGCAAGCTGGTCTGTGTCGATCAGGCGCCGCTTCAATATACTGGTCCGGACTGGGTTTGGGGACAGAACGGCTGCTACGACGTGGAAATGTTTATCCGTACCTGTTATGATATCAAATATGCTCCGAGAGAAAACGCGGAGGGGCTGGCAACGGCTTGCCTGCACCATACACCATCGGATGAGGAAGTAAAATTTATCGCAGATGAAATCTCAAAATGCCCGCCTTATGTAAGAATCGAGGTTATGCGCGACCATACCAATCTGGACTGGCGTGATTTCCTGCCTTTTATCGACATGCCCACACTGGTATGTGTTGCCCGTCACAGCAATGTGTTTGACTGGCAGGGAAGCGCCTATGTCGGCGAGGTTATCCCGAATGCAAAGACAGTATTTTTTGAAGAATCCGGCCATATGCTTTTCTGGGAGGAACCGGACAAATTTAATCAGACATTACTGGAATTTGTGCAGGCATAA
- a CDS encoding glycerate kinase, with protein MKIVIAPDSFKGSLSAEMFCEVVGREAAEVFESAEIIKLPVSDGGEGMVDSLLAAAGGKRIRARVKGPLFEETEAEYGILDSGTAVIEMAAASGLPLVPEKKRNPMETTTFGTGELMLDALERGCSEIILGIGGSATTDGGIGAAAAIGAQFLDKEGRAVPLSGKGLEKIEALDFSNIDEQWKETKITIACDVVNPLCGALGSAAIYGPQKGADNAAIVLLDKGLSHFETLIASQKGREFRDLPGIGAAGGLGLPFVAFLGASLRPGLEIVLDVLEFDRHLQGADLVVTGEGKTDAQSAMGKVLSGVSGRARAQNVPVAALSGALETGYEGLYDKGLTAAFSTWKSGEKLEWQMAHAEENLSNATRNLFRLVRAFK; from the coding sequence ATGAAAATTGTTATCGCGCCAGATTCATTTAAAGGATCACTTTCAGCAGAAATGTTTTGTGAGGTGGTGGGCAGAGAAGCTGCGGAGGTTTTTGAATCGGCAGAAATTATAAAGCTCCCGGTATCCGACGGCGGAGAAGGTATGGTTGACAGCCTGTTGGCCGCAGCAGGGGGAAAGAGAATCAGGGCAAGGGTAAAGGGGCCTCTGTTTGAGGAAACAGAGGCCGAATATGGAATACTGGACAGCGGTACAGCCGTGATTGAGATGGCCGCTGCGTCAGGGCTCCCTCTTGTTCCGGAGAAAAAACGAAACCCAATGGAGACCACCACCTTTGGGACCGGTGAGCTGATGCTGGACGCATTGGAAAGAGGATGCAGCGAAATAATTCTGGGCATTGGCGGCAGTGCAACAACCGATGGCGGCATCGGAGCAGCCGCGGCTATCGGAGCACAGTTTCTCGACAAAGAAGGCAGGGCAGTTCCCTTATCCGGTAAAGGTCTGGAAAAAATAGAGGCTCTTGATTTTTCAAATATTGATGAACAATGGAAGGAAACCAAAATAACCATTGCCTGCGATGTGGTTAATCCGCTCTGCGGCGCCCTGGGCTCTGCCGCGATCTATGGTCCGCAAAAAGGGGCCGATAACGCAGCGATCGTTCTGCTGGACAAAGGGCTGAGTCATTTTGAGACTCTGATAGCCAGCCAGAAAGGCCGGGAATTTCGAGACCTGCCGGGGATTGGCGCGGCCGGGGGACTGGGGCTGCCCTTCGTAGCCTTTCTGGGGGCTTCGCTGAGGCCGGGCCTGGAAATTGTACTGGATGTTCTGGAGTTTGATCGTCATCTGCAGGGGGCAGATCTTGTTGTCACCGGTGAAGGAAAAACAGATGCGCAAAGCGCAATGGGCAAGGTGCTGTCTGGTGTTTCTGGACGTGCCAGGGCTCAGAATGTACCGGTCGCTGCCCTTTCAGGGGCTTTGGAGACGGGTTATGAAGGACTGTATGACAAGGGCCTGACGGCTGCTTTCTCAACCTGGAAAAGCGGCGAAAAGCTGGAATGGCAAATGGCTCATGCAGAGGAGAATTTATCAAACGCGACCCGGAACCTGTTCAGGCTGGTTCGGGCTTTTAAATAA
- a CDS encoding Crp/Fnr family transcriptional regulator, producing the protein MSESITLLPFWDALTDSEKAAIHDSVFTQRYKKGTVTHQYGGNCVGLNILQTGRARIFITSPEGDEITLCRLVEGEVCILSAACMIHNLNFDIDIAYEEDTESCIIPKDVFKAISDTNPTVKDFTLGMVANNFSIIMERFNQFAFSSMRNRLSCALLEHSRLEKSKTLHLTHDALARDLGTAREVVTRLLNQFQTEGLVCLSRGEITLLDPDALALSC; encoded by the coding sequence ATGTCTGAATCTATTACCCTTCTTCCGTTTTGGGACGCTCTGACCGATTCAGAAAAGGCCGCCATCCATGACAGTGTATTTACCCAGCGTTATAAAAAAGGGACTGTAACCCATCAGTATGGCGGTAATTGTGTCGGTCTCAATATTCTTCAAACCGGGCGTGCGCGCATTTTCATAACCTCGCCTGAGGGCGATGAGATCACATTATGCCGTCTGGTCGAGGGCGAGGTCTGTATTCTCAGCGCTGCCTGCATGATCCACAATCTGAATTTTGATATTGATATTGCCTATGAGGAGGATACCGAAAGCTGTATTATCCCAAAGGATGTTTTTAAGGCCATCAGCGACACCAATCCTACGGTCAAGGACTTTACCCTTGGCATGGTCGCCAATAATTTTTCCATTATCATGGAGCGCTTCAACCAGTTTGCTTTCTCCAGCATGCGAAACCGCTTGTCCTGCGCCCTTCTGGAGCACTCCCGGCTGGAAAAGAGTAAAACCCTTCATCTGACCCACGATGCCCTGGCCAGAGATTTGGGAACTGCCCGCGAGGTGGTGACCCGGCTGCTCAATCAGTTTCAAACCGAGGGGCTGGTCTGTCTCTCCCGCGGGGAGATCACTCTTTTAGACCCTGACGCACTTGCCTTAAGCTGTTAA
- a CDS encoding sugar diacid recognition domain-containing protein, which yields MLDSKTAQKIADEVMNSLGYNINVMNKNAIIIGSGIVERIGTFHETAMQTIRDCAIYEVTEEDAARLQGVKAGINMPIVSKDGRVLGAVGITGKPDEVRNIGKLVKMTAELIIEQEESMNQFYRHRNDKELFVTMLLSDSPGMSSEEMKRWGQRMGYDMELPRAACIISRKAKPNTGGYERLLDRIKRSKSHSKQDLSVVMSAGYILVFKHLDRTEPWRIEQTLSDYQEHILGNLDKEDQETVQFFIGGYHKGINGYRKSYEDAAAMYRSVSLPRDTALFFSHRHLLEIFYAQMDAESRERILAPYIKLLEEAFGKGAMDAVLTMKGLLENGFRYEQTANEMFLHKNTVIFRKKKVDQCLGIDPKGNMNDLVLMRLIICQYLEQTEE from the coding sequence ATGCTGGATTCAAAAACAGCGCAGAAAATTGCGGATGAGGTAATGAACAGCCTGGGCTATAATATCAATGTCATGAATAAGAACGCCATTATTATCGGCAGCGGAATCGTTGAGCGCATTGGCACCTTCCATGAGACGGCCATGCAGACGATTCGGGACTGTGCCATTTATGAAGTGACCGAGGAGGACGCGGCCCGGCTGCAGGGGGTAAAGGCTGGCATTAATATGCCCATTGTCAGCAAGGACGGAAGGGTGCTGGGTGCTGTTGGGATTACAGGCAAGCCCGATGAAGTCCGCAATATTGGCAAGCTGGTAAAAATGACAGCAGAGCTGATCATTGAGCAGGAAGAATCCATGAACCAGTTTTACCGTCACCGGAACGATAAGGAGCTTTTTGTGACCATGCTGCTCAGCGACAGCCCGGGCATGTCATCGGAGGAGATGAAGCGTTGGGGGCAGCGCATGGGCTATGATATGGAGCTGCCAAGAGCCGCCTGTATTATTTCCAGAAAGGCCAAACCAAATACAGGGGGCTATGAAAGACTTCTGGACCGGATTAAGCGTTCAAAAAGCCACTCGAAGCAAGACCTCTCGGTGGTAATGTCTGCCGGATATATTCTGGTTTTTAAACACCTGGACCGAACTGAGCCCTGGCGCATTGAGCAGACCCTGAGCGACTATCAGGAGCATATTTTGGGCAATCTGGATAAAGAGGATCAGGAAACGGTTCAGTTTTTTATCGGCGGTTACCATAAAGGCATCAATGGGTATCGAAAATCCTATGAGGATGCTGCCGCAATGTACCGCAGTGTGTCTCTGCCCCGGGATACAGCGCTGTTTTTCAGCCACCGCCATTTATTGGAGATCTTTTATGCACAGATGGACGCTGAATCCAGGGAAAGGATATTAGCTCCTTATATTAAGCTGTTGGAAGAGGCCTTTGGCAAGGGCGCAATGGACGCAGTACTAACCATGAAGGGCCTTTTGGAAAACGGCTTCCGGTACGAGCAGACTGCCAATGAAATGTTTTTACATAAAAATACAGTTATTTTCAGAAAAAAGAAAGTGGACCAATGTCTGGGCATAGACCCTAAAGGAAATATGAATGACCTGGTGTTAATGCGGTTGATTATCTGCCAGTATCTTGAGCAAACTGAAGAATAA
- a CDS encoding SPFH domain-containing protein translates to MGFIFLLILIIVVVVLVVLNTRIVPQAHAYVIERLGAYHATWETGFHMAIPIIDKISKRISLKESVADFPPQPVITKDNVTMQIDTVIYMQVTDPKFYMYGVDHPMRAIENLTATTLRNIIGDLELDQTLTSRDTINSQMRIILDEATDPWGIKINRVELKNIMPPTEIQNAMERQMKAERERREKILQAEGEKKSAVLVAEGEKEALILQAQAQKEAAILEAEADKEAQIRRAEGEAEAILKVQNATAEGVKMMNAAEPIKEVIAIKSLEAFERAADGKATKIIIPSEIQGLAGLAASLKALVEDDSKPKIAPRQK, encoded by the coding sequence ATGGGTTTTATTTTTTTATTAATCCTGATTATTGTGGTGGTGGTGCTGGTGGTGCTCAACACCCGGATCGTACCGCAGGCTCACGCTTATGTCATTGAGCGTTTAGGCGCTTATCATGCAACATGGGAAACCGGTTTCCACATGGCGATTCCGATTATTGACAAAATTTCAAAGAGAATCAGCCTGAAGGAAAGCGTGGCGGATTTCCCACCGCAGCCGGTTATTACCAAGGATAATGTCACCATGCAGATCGATACGGTTATTTACATGCAGGTGACCGATCCTAAATTTTATATGTATGGGGTAGACCATCCCATGCGTGCCATTGAAAACCTGACAGCTACAACGCTTCGTAATATTATCGGGGATCTCGAGCTGGACCAGACCCTGACCTCCAGAGACACCATTAACTCGCAGATGCGGATTATTCTGGACGAGGCGACCGACCCGTGGGGCATCAAGATTAACCGTGTCGAGCTGAAAAATATTATGCCGCCGACCGAGATTCAAAATGCCATGGAACGCCAGATGAAGGCAGAGCGTGAAAGACGTGAAAAGATTCTTCAGGCAGAGGGTGAAAAAAAGAGCGCTGTGCTTGTAGCAGAGGGTGAAAAGGAAGCGTTGATTCTTCAGGCTCAGGCCCAGAAGGAAGCGGCGATTCTGGAAGCCGAGGCAGACAAGGAAGCCCAGATCCGCCGCGCAGAAGGGGAAGCAGAAGCGATCCTCAAGGTACAGAATGCGACTGCGGAAGGGGTTAAAATGATGAATGCGGCAGAGCCGATTAAAGAGGTTATTGCCATTAAAAGCCTGGAAGCATTTGAAAGGGCGGCTGATGGAAAAGCGACCAAGATTATCATTCCGTCAGAGATACAGGGCCTTGCGGGGCTGGCTGCCTCCCTTAAAGCATTGGTTGAGGACGACAGCAAGCCTAAAATTGCACCCCGTCAGAAATAA
- a CDS encoding NfeD family protein, translated as MEGISMVTVWIVLLAVFLIAEILTVGALVSVWFCFGSGAALICALAGGGVGLQTGLFIGVSLILLLLTRPFIKRFIRPRESKTNADRIVGFRAIVLEEIDNLHGTGSIEVDGKIWTARSVMDNEILPAGSEVLVERIEGVKAMVRKYKL; from the coding sequence ATGGAGGGTATCAGCATGGTCACGGTCTGGATTGTATTGCTGGCGGTCTTTTTGATTGCTGAGATTTTAACAGTCGGGGCTCTGGTCTCAGTTTGGTTCTGCTTTGGCTCGGGCGCGGCGTTGATCTGTGCGCTGGCTGGCGGCGGGGTTGGACTGCAGACGGGTCTCTTTATCGGTGTCTCCCTTATTCTGCTTTTGTTGACCAGGCCTTTTATCAAACGGTTTATCAGGCCAAGGGAATCAAAAACCAATGCAGACCGGATTGTCGGCTTCAGAGCCATTGTTCTGGAGGAAATTGACAATCTGCATGGAACAGGGAGCATTGAGGTGGATGGAAAGATTTGGACAGCCCGCAGCGTAATGGATAATGAGATACTGCCGGCTGGTTCTGAAGTACTGGTAGAACGAATCGAGGGTGTTAAAGCCATGGTTCGTAAGTATAAACTTTAA
- a CDS encoding extracellular solute-binding protein, which produces MKKKIGVFSLAILLVLSVTLAGCSASPATKVKLSPDDPVSLEVWHYYNGPQKEAFDEMVAEFNDTVGMEQGVTVEAFNKGNVNELTDAVLASANKKVGADEVPDIFAGYADTAYQVDKLGLVASLDAYLTKKEIEEYIPSYIEEGRFDSEENLKIFPFAKSMEVMMINKTDWDKFASATGASLDSLNTIEGLTETAQKYYEWSGGKAFFNRDAMANYMIIGSKQLGVEVFQVKNGAVTFNLDKDVMRKLWDNYYVPFINGYFASYGRFASDDAKTGDIIALVGSSSGATYYPSKVTVSDTESYPIETVVMAAPEFKDGEKVAVQQGAGMVVVKSDERKEYAATVFLKWLTDAKRNIDFSITSGYLPVKKEANTSEMLETAMAEAGESAISNNLAKTLPVAVDITNNNELYTNKAFEGGTDARNVLEASMKKKAAADAEAVKAAVAAGTSKEAAVAAYNTDENFNQWYESLKKELEETQK; this is translated from the coding sequence ATGAAAAAGAAAATTGGTGTTTTTTCGCTTGCCATCCTGCTTGTTTTATCGGTTACACTGGCAGGGTGCAGCGCTTCGCCGGCGACAAAGGTTAAGCTGAGTCCTGACGACCCGGTATCGCTTGAAGTATGGCACTACTACAACGGCCCGCAGAAAGAGGCCTTTGACGAAATGGTGGCAGAGTTTAATGATACGGTCGGCATGGAACAGGGTGTTACCGTCGAGGCTTTTAATAAGGGGAATGTTAATGAGCTGACCGACGCCGTGCTGGCATCTGCCAATAAAAAGGTGGGCGCGGATGAAGTGCCGGATATTTTTGCCGGCTATGCAGATACGGCATACCAGGTCGACAAGCTTGGACTGGTCGCTTCACTGGATGCCTATCTGACTAAAAAGGAAATCGAGGAGTATATCCCGAGCTATATTGAAGAAGGCCGTTTTGACAGTGAGGAAAATTTAAAAATATTCCCGTTTGCCAAATCCATGGAAGTGATGATGATCAACAAAACAGACTGGGATAAGTTTGCTTCTGCCACAGGCGCTTCACTGGACAGCTTAAATACCATTGAGGGCCTGACGGAAACCGCCCAGAAATATTATGAATGGTCCGGCGGCAAGGCCTTTTTCAACCGTGACGCCATGGCCAACTATATGATCATCGGCTCTAAACAGCTGGGTGTTGAAGTTTTCCAGGTTAAAAACGGCGCGGTGACCTTCAATCTTGACAAGGATGTCATGCGTAAGCTTTGGGACAACTATTATGTACCTTTCATTAATGGATATTTTGCCTCCTATGGCCGTTTTGCCTCTGATGATGCCAAGACAGGGGATATTATTGCGCTGGTAGGCTCGTCCTCGGGCGCGACCTATTATCCTTCCAAGGTAACCGTCAGCGATACGGAGAGCTATCCGATCGAAACGGTGGTGATGGCAGCGCCGGAATTTAAGGACGGCGAAAAGGTAGCGGTTCAGCAGGGCGCAGGTATGGTCGTGGTGAAATCGGATGAACGCAAGGAGTACGCCGCGACGGTTTTCCTGAAATGGCTGACCGACGCGAAACGAAACATTGACTTTTCAATCACCTCGGGCTATCTGCCTGTAAAGAAAGAGGCTAACACCAGCGAAATGCTTGAGACCGCCATGGCAGAGGCCGGCGAAAGCGCCATCTCCAATAACTTGGCCAAAACACTTCCGGTGGCTGTGGATATTACCAACAATAACGAGCTCTATACCAACAAGGCCTTTGAGGGCGGTACAGATGCCCGTAATGTTCTGGAAGCCTCGATGAAAAAGAAAGCCGCGGCAGATGCGGAAGCCGTTAAGGCCGCCGTTGCCGCTGGTACGTCTAAAGAAGCGGCTGTCGCCGCCTACAATACCGACGAAAATTTCAACCAATGGTATGAAAGCCTGAAAAAGGAACTGGAAGAAACTCAAAAATAA